From Streptomyces sp. NBC_01551:
CGCGATGGAGGTGGAGACGCCGACACCCTGGAGGAAGACCATGACCTCCTTGATCGCCTTCTGCTCCTCCCAGGCGGCGCCGATCAGCCTGGTCCGTTTGGGACCGAGGCCGGGCACCTCGATCAGCCGCTTCGGCTCGCCCTCGATGACGTCCAGGGTGTCGAGGCCGAAGTGCTCCACGATCCGGTCGGCGATCTTCGGGCCGATGCCCTTGATCAGGCCGGAGCCGAGGTAGCGCCGGATGCCCTGGATGGTGGCGGGGAGGATGGTCGAGTAGTTCTCGACCGTGAACTGGCGGCCGTACTGCGGGTGGGAGCCCCAGCGGCCCTCCATGCGCAGCGATTCGCCCGGCTGCGCCCCGAGGAGGGAACCGACGACGGTGAGCAGGTCGCCGGCGCCGCGGCCGGTGTCGACCCGGGCGACCGTGTACCCGCTCTCCTCGTTGGCGTAGGTGATGCGCTCCAGCACCCCCTCGACCACCGCCTGTTGTACCGCCCCGTTCGTCGTCATGGCACGAAGCTACCGGTAGCCGCCGACAGCCCGCCGGGCCTGTGGACAACTCGGGAACGACGAGGCCGCGGAACCCAGAGGGGGTCCGGCCTCGCGGCCGGACCCCCTCACGGTTACCCCTCCCTCGTCGGACTTCCCGATCCCCCCAGATCCCCTCCCGGAAGTGCCGACGCACCATATGACCCTCGATCCCCCCAGACGGTTGCACGCGGAATCGCAGATTTATTTTTCGTTGACCCGAGGTGCCGGAAAATCGGGACGGACGTAGCGTTTCCGGCATGAGTGAATCCTCGTTCCAGGACGACGTGCTCGGAGAGCTCGGGCCCGACCGGCTGACCGAGATCGCGTCCCTGCTCGGCACCGACGAGAGCGGTGCGAAGGAGACCGTCGCGACCACGGTCGGCGCCATGACCGGCGGCCTCCAGCAGAAGGCCGACGCCGATGACGACGACGGCAACGAGGTGCGCCAGGCCTTCGCCGAGGTGGCCGAACCCCCGCTGCAGGGCGTGGCGACGCTCGGCGGCGGGCTGCTCGGCGGCGGGCTGATGGCCGGGGTGCTCGCGAAGGTGAGCAAGCCGGTGGCCGCGGCCGTCTCGAAGAAGACCGGCATCCCCGCGCCCACCATCGCCCGGGTCATCGAGATGCTGATCCCCGTTCTGCTGGCGGTCTTCGCCAAGCGCGCGGCCGGCGCAGGCAATGCGGGCAACGTCGCCGGCCAGGGCTCCCCGACCGCCTCCGGGACGGCCCCCGCCGGCGCGGCCCCCGGGTCCGCCCCGGCGCAGGGCGGCGGGCTCGGCGACCTGCTCGGCCAGATCCTGGGCGGCGGCAAGAAGTAGCCGGCGCGCTATCCTCGGGGGCCATGGAGCCCCCTGCTGACACCCCTCCCGCGAAGGTCCTCCTGCGGGATCCGGAGCCCGGCGAGCTGGGCTGGATCGTGCAGCGGCACGGCGCGCTCTACGCCGGCGAGTTCGGCTGGAACCAGGAGTTCGAGGGCCTGGTCGCCCGTATCGTCGCGGACTTCGCCGAGGACCACGACCCCCACCTGGAGCGCGTCTGGATCGCCGAGCTGGACGGGGCGCCCGTCGGCTCGGTGATGTGCGTACGGGAGGACGGCGCGCCCGGGACCGCCCGGTTGCGGCTGCTCCTGGTGGAACCGGCCGGCCGCGGTCACGGCATCGGGAGCCTGCTGGTCGACACCGTGGTCGCGTTCGCCCGTTCCGTCGGCTACCGCGAGCTGGTGCTCTGGACCAACGACGTGCTGACCTCGGCCCGTTCCCTGTACGAGCACGCCGGGTTCACGCTGGTCTCCGAGCAGCCGCACCGCTCGTACGGCGTCGCGCTCACGGGGCAGGACTGGCGACTGCCGTTGCGGGAGAGCTCCCCGCGCTGACGGCGGTGCGAGCCGGCGTACGGGCCGGGGCCAGCGAGGTCACCGCCACTCCGCCGACCAGCAGCACCGCCGCGACCCAGCGCAGCCCCGAGATCCCCTCACCCAGCACCAGCGCGGCCGAGGACATCCCGAACACCGGCACCAGCAGCGAGAACGGCGCCACCGCGGAGGCCGGGTAGCGCCGCATCAGGTAGCTCCAGGCGCCGAAGCCGAACACGGTGGACACCCACGCCACGTACGCGATGACGGCCGCCCCGGACCAGTCCAGGCCGCGCAGCGCCGCCAGGTCCCGGCCGGGCCCCTCGAACAGCAGCGAGAGCGCGAACAGCGGCAGCACCGGGACGGTGCAGACCCACACCATGAAGTTCATCGCGTCGGGCGGCGCCGCCTTGCGGGTCAGCACGTTGGAAACGCCCCAGCAGGCGGCGGCCGCCACGACCAGCGTGAAGCCGAACACCGGCCCGGAGGCGCCGCCGTCCACGGCGGCGACGGCGATCCCGGCGAGCGCGACGCCCATGCCGAACACCCGCACCCGGCCGGGCCGCTCGCGCAGCACGACGGCGGCGAGCACGGCGGTGAACACGGCCTGGATCTGGAGCACGAGCGAGGACAGCCCGGCCGGCATCCCGGCGTCCATCCCCGTGAAGAGCAGGCCGAACTTGGCGATCCCGAGGGCCGCGCCGACCCCCAGGATCCACTTCCAGGCGACCTTGGGCCGCCCGACGAAGAACACGGCGGGCACGGCGGCGACGAGGAAGCGCAGGGCGGACAGGAGCAGCGGCGGGAAGTGGCCGAGACCGATCTGGATGACGACGAAGTTGAAGCCCCAGACGGCGGCGATGAGCACGGCGAGTGCGGTGTGTACGGGACGCATGCTCCGAGCATCGACGCCCGGACCATGTAGCACCAGCGCGGATCTCTTCCGGGATGGATGAAGCATCCCTTACGAATGCCGGTCGGTGCGGAGCTGCCTACGATGGGCCGCATGCTCGACCTCTCCCGGCTGCGCGCCCTGCACGCCGTCTCCGTCCACGGCTCGGTCGCGGCCGCGGCCGCCGCCCTCGGCTACACCCCCTCGGCCGTCTCCCAGCAGATCACCAAGCTGGAGCGCGAGACCCGCACCACGCTGCTGGAGCGGCGCGGCCGCGGGGTCGCGCTCACCGAGGAGGCCCGGCACCTGGCCGACACCGCCCAGGAGTTGCTGGCGATCGTGGAGCGGGCCGAGACCACCCTGGAGGAGCGGCGCGGGCAGCCGAGCGGGCTGCTGCGGGTGGCCGCCTTCGCCTCGGCGGCGCGCGGGCTGCTGCCGGGCGTGCTGGCCGACCTGGCCCACCGGCATCCGGCCCTGGACGTCCGCCTCACCGAGGTGGACCCGCACCTCTCCGTGGACCTGGTGGCCCGGGGCGTCACCGATCTGGCGGTGGCCCACGACTGGGACATCGCCCCGCTGCCGGCGCCGGAGGGAGTCGAGCAGGCGGTGATCGGGAACGACCGCTGTGAACTCGTCGTACCCGAGGGCCACCCCTTCACCACCCGCGGCGTGATCCGGCGGGCGGACCTCGGCGGCCAGCGCTGGGTGTGCCAGCCGCCCGGCCGGGTCTGCCACGACTGGCTGACGCGGACCCTGCGCACGGCCGGGATCGAGCCCGACATCGCGCACGTCGCCGAGGAGAACCACACCATCGTGGCGCTGGTCGCGGCGGGGCTCGGGGTGGCCGTCGTACCGCGCCTCGGCACCGGCCCGCTGCCGTCCGGGGCGGTGGCGGTCCCCCTCGAACCGGCGCCCGTACGCCGGCTGTACGCCCTGTGGCGGGCGGGGGCCGCGCGCCGCCCGGCGATCACGGAGGCCGTCCGGACACTGCGCGAACACTGGCCCCACGTAGCCCAGGAGGCCCCACTTCCGGGGGATCCGGCGAGTGTCCCCTGCCCGGCGGACCCGGCGCCGCAGTAGGGTCCGGCGCGTGCCGTATCACGCCTCACGCCGGACCCTGCTCGCCGCGGCCGCCGTCGCCGCCGTCACGGCCGGCGGGGCGGTGTCCGTCGCCGGCCGGTCCCGGGCCGCGCCCGACGACGCGCGGCCCGGGGACCGCGCGCCCGAGCCGGCGTCGCCGGCCCGCCTGCTGGGCCTGATGAGCCTGGAGGAGAAGGTCGGGCAGCTCTTCGTGTCCCGGGCGTACGGGCATTCGGCGACCGATCCCGACCCGGAGGACGCCGAGAAGAACCTGGCGCAGTTCGGCGTCCGCACGGCCGCCGAGCTGGTCTCCCGCTACCACCTCGGCGGGGTCATCTACTTCGCCTGGGCCCACA
This genomic window contains:
- a CDS encoding EamA family transporter translates to MRPVHTALAVLIAAVWGFNFVVIQIGLGHFPPLLLSALRFLVAAVPAVFFVGRPKVAWKWILGVGAALGIAKFGLLFTGMDAGMPAGLSSLVLQIQAVFTAVLAAVVLRERPGRVRVFGMGVALAGIAVAAVDGGASGPVFGFTLVVAAAACWGVSNVLTRKAAPPDAMNFMVWVCTVPVLPLFALSLLFEGPGRDLAALRGLDWSGAAVIAYVAWVSTVFGFGAWSYLMRRYPASAVAPFSLLVPVFGMSSAALVLGEGISGLRWVAAVLLVGGVAVTSLAPARTPARTAVSAGSSPATAVASPAP
- a CDS encoding LysR family transcriptional regulator, giving the protein MLDLSRLRALHAVSVHGSVAAAAAALGYTPSAVSQQITKLERETRTTLLERRGRGVALTEEARHLADTAQELLAIVERAETTLEERRGQPSGLLRVAAFASAARGLLPGVLADLAHRHPALDVRLTEVDPHLSVDLVARGVTDLAVAHDWDIAPLPAPEGVEQAVIGNDRCELVVPEGHPFTTRGVIRRADLGGQRWVCQPPGRVCHDWLTRTLRTAGIEPDIAHVAEENHTIVALVAAGLGVAVVPRLGTGPLPSGAVAVPLEPAPVRRLYALWRAGAARRPAITEAVRTLREHWPHVAQEAPLPGDPASVPCPADPAPQ
- a CDS encoding DUF937 domain-containing protein, which encodes MSESSFQDDVLGELGPDRLTEIASLLGTDESGAKETVATTVGAMTGGLQQKADADDDDGNEVRQAFAEVAEPPLQGVATLGGGLLGGGLMAGVLAKVSKPVAAAVSKKTGIPAPTIARVIEMLIPVLLAVFAKRAAGAGNAGNVAGQGSPTASGTAPAGAAPGSAPAQGGGLGDLLGQILGGGKK